In Tubulanus polymorphus chromosome 2, tnTubPoly1.2, whole genome shotgun sequence, a single window of DNA contains:
- the LOC141900343 gene encoding ectonucleoside triphosphate diphosphohydrolase 7-like isoform X5, with amino-acid sequence MLPSTRSMVDKKLLSESWYIRCSSIMNGWRCNGRTPIVFLATVAMGMVLFMIVIYRFDFTAQFKHLAPGHKHSYKKKTGTLRPTDLDNPNQHYGIVVDAGSSGSRIFVYFWPTHDGNPKDLLNIDQVVDKDFQPVVKKVNPGLSSFSKNPAEVGQYIRPLLTYAANHVPKSKHRETPVYVLATAGMRMISESAQQKIMENVRLEIKMNFDFLFTDEHVEIISGKQEGVYAWIATNNVLGRFHHEGETEVMMHSPDTGKHRRKRTVGIIDMGGGSVQIAFEIPKSVGSDQPIVNKNLIADFNLGCKNSDDDHNYRVYVTTFLGFGANSARQRYEELIINEAVQAKLTVIENGTRVFIGSSRSSPIFDPCLPVNLEQVVNLKRKIYHLKGSGDYISCQQKLRPLLNSTGTCSSNICSMNGVYQPEIDFESTEFYGFSEYFYTMDDLLRMAGHYNYAKFIKSAKDYCTTKWPVLEAWYRKRLFPKADTARFQDNENWFRKSIEKHFNEHYITLKRFQCFKSAWIVQVLHGGFKFPRNYNKFNSVQLIDGKEVQWTLGALLYRTRYFPLREIQQQKFQHAKSVWKSKTLYLNQYVLLLCFVMVVVATILHLHRLQRIHMIPGPSLSRVPSSSRIDELEKSQFLNVHSYT; translated from the exons ATGCTTCCTTCAACACG ATCCATGGTTGATAAGAAATTGTTATCGGAGTCATGGTATATTCGATGTTCTTCAATAATGAATGGTTGGAGATGTAACGGTAGGACGCCAATAGTCTTCTTGGCTACAGTAGCTATGGGCATGGTCTTATTCATGATCGTCATCTACAGATTTGATTTTACGGCTCAATTCAAACACTTGGCTCCAGGCCATAAACATTCATATAAGAAAAAGACAGGAACACTTCGGCCAACTGACCTTGATAATCCTAATCAGCATTATGGAATTGTTGTCGATGCTGGGAGCAGTGGTAGTAGAATCTTTGTCTATTTCTGGCCTACACATGATGGAAATCCTAAGGATTTATTAAATATTGACCAAGTAGTAGATAAAGACTTCCAGCCTGTAGTGAAAAAAGTGAACCCAG GACTATCTAGTTTCAGCAAGAATCCCGCAGAAGTCGGTCAATATATTCGCCCATTGCTCACTTACGCTGCGAATCATGTACCTAAATCTAAGCATAGGGAAACACCAGTTTATGTGCTGGCTACTGCTGGTATGAGAATGATCTCAGAGAG TGCTCAGCAGAAAATAATGGAAAATGTTCGACTGGAAATTaagatgaattttgatttcctTTTTACCGATGAACATGTAGAGATTATTAGTGGTAAACAGGAAGGAGTTTATGCGTGGATTGCTACAAATAATGTTCTAGGTCGATTTCATCATGAAGGAG aaacTGAAGTTATGATGCACTCACCTGACACTGGTAAACACAGACGCAAAAGAACTGTTGGCATTATTGACATGGGTGGAGGATCAGTCCAGATAGCttttgaaattccaaaatcagTTGGATCTGACCAG CCCATTGTAAACAAGAACCTCATAGCAGATTTCAATTTGGGCTGTAAAAATTCTGATGATGACCACAACTACAGGGTGTATGTAACTACTTTCTTGGGGTTTGGTGCCAATTCGGCCAGACAGAGATATGAAGAACTGATCATCAATGAAGCTGTTCAAGCAAA ATTGACAGTAATTGAAAATGGCACACGTGTATTCATTGGTAGCTCCAGAAGCTCCCCAATATTTGATCCATGTCTCCCAGTCAACTTGGAGCAAGTGGTGAATCtcaaaagaaaaatctacCATTTAAAAGGCTCTGGAGATTACATCAGTTGCCAACAAAAATTGAGACCTTTATTGAATAGCACAGGAACTTGCTCGTCGAATATCTGTTCTATGAATGGAGTGTATCAGCCTGAGATTGACTTTGAATCTACAGAATTCTATGGATTTTCAGAATACTTCTACACAATGGATGATCTCTTACGTATGGCTGGGCATTACAATTAtgctaaatttatcaaatcagCTAAA GATTATTGCACTACAAAGTGGCCAGTGCTAGAGGCCTGGTATAGGAAACGGTTGTTTCCGAAGGCTGATACAGCTAGGTTTCA GGACAATGAAAATTGGTTTCGCAAGTCTATTGAGAAGCATTTTAATGAGCATTATATAACCTTAAAAAG GTTCCAATGTTTCAAGTCTGCATGGATAGTCCAGGTGTTACATGGGGGCTTTAAATTTCCACGGAAttacaataaattcaattcagtgCAACTTATTGATGGCAAAGAAGTTCAGTGGACTCTCGGTGCTCTTCTTTACAGAACTAGGTACTTTCCTCTCAG ggAGATTCAGCAGCAAAAATTTCAACATGCTAAGTCAGTATGGAAAAGTAAAACCTTATATTTGAACCAATACGTACTGCTTCTATGTTTTGTTATGGTTGTTGTTGCGACTATATTACATTTACACAGACTACAGCGTATACATATGATACCGGGACCTTCATTAAGTCGTGTTCCTTCATCATCGAGAATTGatgaattggaaaaatctCAATTCCTCAACGTGCACAGCTATACCTGA
- the LOC141900343 gene encoding ectonucleoside triphosphate diphosphohydrolase 4-like isoform X2 yields MLPSTRSMVDKKLLSESWYIRCSSIMNGWRCNGRTPIVFLATVAMGMVLFMIVIYRFDFTAQFKHLAPGHKHSYKKKTGTLRPTDLDNPNQHYGIVVDAGSSGSRIFVYFWPTHDGNPKDLLNIDQVVDKDFQPVVKKVNPGLSSFSKNPAEVGQYIRPLLTYAANHVPKSKHRETPVYVLATAGMRMISESAQQKIMENVRLEIKMNFDFLFTDEHVEIISGKQEGVYAWIATNNVLGRFHHEGEPCSTEENETEVMMHSPDTGKHRRKRTVGIIDMGGGSVQIAFEIPKSVGSDQPIVNKNLIADFNLGCKNSDDDHNYRVYVTTFLGFGANSARQRYEELIINEAVQAKLTVIENGTRVFIGSSRSSPIFDPCLPVNLEQVVNLKRKIYHLKGSGDYISCQQKLRPLLNSTGTCSSNICSMNGVYQPEIDFESTEFYGFSEYFYTMDDLLRMAGHYNYAKFIKSAKDYCTTKWPVLEAWYRKRLFPKADTARFQDNENWFRKSIEKHFNEHYITLKRFQCFKSAWIVQVLHGGFKFPRNYNKFNSVQLIDGKEVQWTLGALLYRTRYFPLREIQQQKFQHAKSVWKSKTLYLNQYVLLLCFVMVVVATILHLHRLQRIHMIPGPSLSRVPSSSRIDELEKSQFLNVHSYT; encoded by the exons ATGCTTCCTTCAACACG ATCCATGGTTGATAAGAAATTGTTATCGGAGTCATGGTATATTCGATGTTCTTCAATAATGAATGGTTGGAGATGTAACGGTAGGACGCCAATAGTCTTCTTGGCTACAGTAGCTATGGGCATGGTCTTATTCATGATCGTCATCTACAGATTTGATTTTACGGCTCAATTCAAACACTTGGCTCCAGGCCATAAACATTCATATAAGAAAAAGACAGGAACACTTCGGCCAACTGACCTTGATAATCCTAATCAGCATTATGGAATTGTTGTCGATGCTGGGAGCAGTGGTAGTAGAATCTTTGTCTATTTCTGGCCTACACATGATGGAAATCCTAAGGATTTATTAAATATTGACCAAGTAGTAGATAAAGACTTCCAGCCTGTAGTGAAAAAAGTGAACCCAG GACTATCTAGTTTCAGCAAGAATCCCGCAGAAGTCGGTCAATATATTCGCCCATTGCTCACTTACGCTGCGAATCATGTACCTAAATCTAAGCATAGGGAAACACCAGTTTATGTGCTGGCTACTGCTGGTATGAGAATGATCTCAGAGAG TGCTCAGCAGAAAATAATGGAAAATGTTCGACTGGAAATTaagatgaattttgatttcctTTTTACCGATGAACATGTAGAGATTATTAGTGGTAAACAGGAAGGAGTTTATGCGTGGATTGCTACAAATAATGTTCTAGGTCGATTTCATCATGAAGGAG aACCATGTAGTACTGAGGAAAATG aaacTGAAGTTATGATGCACTCACCTGACACTGGTAAACACAGACGCAAAAGAACTGTTGGCATTATTGACATGGGTGGAGGATCAGTCCAGATAGCttttgaaattccaaaatcagTTGGATCTGACCAG CCCATTGTAAACAAGAACCTCATAGCAGATTTCAATTTGGGCTGTAAAAATTCTGATGATGACCACAACTACAGGGTGTATGTAACTACTTTCTTGGGGTTTGGTGCCAATTCGGCCAGACAGAGATATGAAGAACTGATCATCAATGAAGCTGTTCAAGCAAA ATTGACAGTAATTGAAAATGGCACACGTGTATTCATTGGTAGCTCCAGAAGCTCCCCAATATTTGATCCATGTCTCCCAGTCAACTTGGAGCAAGTGGTGAATCtcaaaagaaaaatctacCATTTAAAAGGCTCTGGAGATTACATCAGTTGCCAACAAAAATTGAGACCTTTATTGAATAGCACAGGAACTTGCTCGTCGAATATCTGTTCTATGAATGGAGTGTATCAGCCTGAGATTGACTTTGAATCTACAGAATTCTATGGATTTTCAGAATACTTCTACACAATGGATGATCTCTTACGTATGGCTGGGCATTACAATTAtgctaaatttatcaaatcagCTAAA GATTATTGCACTACAAAGTGGCCAGTGCTAGAGGCCTGGTATAGGAAACGGTTGTTTCCGAAGGCTGATACAGCTAGGTTTCA GGACAATGAAAATTGGTTTCGCAAGTCTATTGAGAAGCATTTTAATGAGCATTATATAACCTTAAAAAG GTTCCAATGTTTCAAGTCTGCATGGATAGTCCAGGTGTTACATGGGGGCTTTAAATTTCCACGGAAttacaataaattcaattcagtgCAACTTATTGATGGCAAAGAAGTTCAGTGGACTCTCGGTGCTCTTCTTTACAGAACTAGGTACTTTCCTCTCAG ggAGATTCAGCAGCAAAAATTTCAACATGCTAAGTCAGTATGGAAAAGTAAAACCTTATATTTGAACCAATACGTACTGCTTCTATGTTTTGTTATGGTTGTTGTTGCGACTATATTACATTTACACAGACTACAGCGTATACATATGATACCGGGACCTTCATTAAGTCGTGTTCCTTCATCATCGAGAATTGatgaattggaaaaatctCAATTCCTCAACGTGCACAGCTATACCTGA
- the LOC141900343 gene encoding ectonucleoside triphosphate diphosphohydrolase 7-like isoform X4 — MLPSTRSMVDKKLLSESWYIRCSSIMNGWRCNGRTPIVFLATVAMGMVLFMIVIYRFDFTAQFKHLAPGHKHSYKKKTGTLRPTDLDNPNQHYGIVVDAGSSGSRIFVYFWPTHDGNPKDLLNIDQVVDKDFQPVVKKVNPGLSSFSKNPAEVGQYIRPLLTYAANHVPKSKHRETPVYVLATAGMRMISESAQQKIMENVRLEIKMNFDFLFTDEHVEIISGKQEGVYAWIATNNVLGRFHHEGGSRPEHETEVMMHSPDTGKHRRKRTVGIIDMGGGSVQIAFEIPKSVGSDQPIVNKNLIADFNLGCKNSDDDHNYRVYVTTFLGFGANSARQRYEELIINEAVQAKLTVIENGTRVFIGSSRSSPIFDPCLPVNLEQVVNLKRKIYHLKGSGDYISCQQKLRPLLNSTGTCSSNICSMNGVYQPEIDFESTEFYGFSEYFYTMDDLLRMAGHYNYAKFIKSAKDYCTTKWPVLEAWYRKRLFPKADTARFQDNENWFRKSIEKHFNEHYITLKRFQCFKSAWIVQVLHGGFKFPRNYNKFNSVQLIDGKEVQWTLGALLYRTRYFPLREIQQQKFQHAKSVWKSKTLYLNQYVLLLCFVMVVVATILHLHRLQRIHMIPGPSLSRVPSSSRIDELEKSQFLNVHSYT, encoded by the exons ATGCTTCCTTCAACACG ATCCATGGTTGATAAGAAATTGTTATCGGAGTCATGGTATATTCGATGTTCTTCAATAATGAATGGTTGGAGATGTAACGGTAGGACGCCAATAGTCTTCTTGGCTACAGTAGCTATGGGCATGGTCTTATTCATGATCGTCATCTACAGATTTGATTTTACGGCTCAATTCAAACACTTGGCTCCAGGCCATAAACATTCATATAAGAAAAAGACAGGAACACTTCGGCCAACTGACCTTGATAATCCTAATCAGCATTATGGAATTGTTGTCGATGCTGGGAGCAGTGGTAGTAGAATCTTTGTCTATTTCTGGCCTACACATGATGGAAATCCTAAGGATTTATTAAATATTGACCAAGTAGTAGATAAAGACTTCCAGCCTGTAGTGAAAAAAGTGAACCCAG GACTATCTAGTTTCAGCAAGAATCCCGCAGAAGTCGGTCAATATATTCGCCCATTGCTCACTTACGCTGCGAATCATGTACCTAAATCTAAGCATAGGGAAACACCAGTTTATGTGCTGGCTACTGCTGGTATGAGAATGATCTCAGAGAG TGCTCAGCAGAAAATAATGGAAAATGTTCGACTGGAAATTaagatgaattttgatttcctTTTTACCGATGAACATGTAGAGATTATTAGTGGTAAACAGGAAGGAGTTTATGCGTGGATTGCTACAAATAATGTTCTAGGTCGATTTCATCATGAAGGAG GCTCACGACCTGAACATG aaacTGAAGTTATGATGCACTCACCTGACACTGGTAAACACAGACGCAAAAGAACTGTTGGCATTATTGACATGGGTGGAGGATCAGTCCAGATAGCttttgaaattccaaaatcagTTGGATCTGACCAG CCCATTGTAAACAAGAACCTCATAGCAGATTTCAATTTGGGCTGTAAAAATTCTGATGATGACCACAACTACAGGGTGTATGTAACTACTTTCTTGGGGTTTGGTGCCAATTCGGCCAGACAGAGATATGAAGAACTGATCATCAATGAAGCTGTTCAAGCAAA ATTGACAGTAATTGAAAATGGCACACGTGTATTCATTGGTAGCTCCAGAAGCTCCCCAATATTTGATCCATGTCTCCCAGTCAACTTGGAGCAAGTGGTGAATCtcaaaagaaaaatctacCATTTAAAAGGCTCTGGAGATTACATCAGTTGCCAACAAAAATTGAGACCTTTATTGAATAGCACAGGAACTTGCTCGTCGAATATCTGTTCTATGAATGGAGTGTATCAGCCTGAGATTGACTTTGAATCTACAGAATTCTATGGATTTTCAGAATACTTCTACACAATGGATGATCTCTTACGTATGGCTGGGCATTACAATTAtgctaaatttatcaaatcagCTAAA GATTATTGCACTACAAAGTGGCCAGTGCTAGAGGCCTGGTATAGGAAACGGTTGTTTCCGAAGGCTGATACAGCTAGGTTTCA GGACAATGAAAATTGGTTTCGCAAGTCTATTGAGAAGCATTTTAATGAGCATTATATAACCTTAAAAAG GTTCCAATGTTTCAAGTCTGCATGGATAGTCCAGGTGTTACATGGGGGCTTTAAATTTCCACGGAAttacaataaattcaattcagtgCAACTTATTGATGGCAAAGAAGTTCAGTGGACTCTCGGTGCTCTTCTTTACAGAACTAGGTACTTTCCTCTCAG ggAGATTCAGCAGCAAAAATTTCAACATGCTAAGTCAGTATGGAAAAGTAAAACCTTATATTTGAACCAATACGTACTGCTTCTATGTTTTGTTATGGTTGTTGTTGCGACTATATTACATTTACACAGACTACAGCGTATACATATGATACCGGGACCTTCATTAAGTCGTGTTCCTTCATCATCGAGAATTGatgaattggaaaaatctCAATTCCTCAACGTGCACAGCTATACCTGA
- the LOC141900343 gene encoding ectonucleoside triphosphate diphosphohydrolase 4-like isoform X3, producing the protein MVDKKLLSESWYIRCSSIMNGWRCNGRTPIVFLATVAMGMVLFMIVIYRFDFTAQFKHLAPGHKHSYKKKTGTLRPTDLDNPNQHYGIVVDAGSSGSRIFVYFWPTHDGNPKDLLNIDQVVDKDFQPVVKKVNPGLSSFSKNPAEVGQYIRPLLTYAANHVPKSKHRETPVYVLATAGMRMISESAQQKIMENVRLEIKMNFDFLFTDEHVEIISGKQEGVYAWIATNNVLGRFHHEGGSRPEHEPCSTEENETEVMMHSPDTGKHRRKRTVGIIDMGGGSVQIAFEIPKSVGSDQPIVNKNLIADFNLGCKNSDDDHNYRVYVTTFLGFGANSARQRYEELIINEAVQAKLTVIENGTRVFIGSSRSSPIFDPCLPVNLEQVVNLKRKIYHLKGSGDYISCQQKLRPLLNSTGTCSSNICSMNGVYQPEIDFESTEFYGFSEYFYTMDDLLRMAGHYNYAKFIKSAKDYCTTKWPVLEAWYRKRLFPKADTARFQDNENWFRKSIEKHFNEHYITLKRFQCFKSAWIVQVLHGGFKFPRNYNKFNSVQLIDGKEVQWTLGALLYRTRYFPLREIQQQKFQHAKSVWKSKTLYLNQYVLLLCFVMVVVATILHLHRLQRIHMIPGPSLSRVPSSSRIDELEKSQFLNVHSYT; encoded by the exons ATGGTTGATAAGAAATTGTTATCGGAGTCATGGTATATTCGATGTTCTTCAATAATGAATGGTTGGAGATGTAACGGTAGGACGCCAATAGTCTTCTTGGCTACAGTAGCTATGGGCATGGTCTTATTCATGATCGTCATCTACAGATTTGATTTTACGGCTCAATTCAAACACTTGGCTCCAGGCCATAAACATTCATATAAGAAAAAGACAGGAACACTTCGGCCAACTGACCTTGATAATCCTAATCAGCATTATGGAATTGTTGTCGATGCTGGGAGCAGTGGTAGTAGAATCTTTGTCTATTTCTGGCCTACACATGATGGAAATCCTAAGGATTTATTAAATATTGACCAAGTAGTAGATAAAGACTTCCAGCCTGTAGTGAAAAAAGTGAACCCAG GACTATCTAGTTTCAGCAAGAATCCCGCAGAAGTCGGTCAATATATTCGCCCATTGCTCACTTACGCTGCGAATCATGTACCTAAATCTAAGCATAGGGAAACACCAGTTTATGTGCTGGCTACTGCTGGTATGAGAATGATCTCAGAGAG TGCTCAGCAGAAAATAATGGAAAATGTTCGACTGGAAATTaagatgaattttgatttcctTTTTACCGATGAACATGTAGAGATTATTAGTGGTAAACAGGAAGGAGTTTATGCGTGGATTGCTACAAATAATGTTCTAGGTCGATTTCATCATGAAGGAG GCTCACGACCTGAACATG aACCATGTAGTACTGAGGAAAATG aaacTGAAGTTATGATGCACTCACCTGACACTGGTAAACACAGACGCAAAAGAACTGTTGGCATTATTGACATGGGTGGAGGATCAGTCCAGATAGCttttgaaattccaaaatcagTTGGATCTGACCAG CCCATTGTAAACAAGAACCTCATAGCAGATTTCAATTTGGGCTGTAAAAATTCTGATGATGACCACAACTACAGGGTGTATGTAACTACTTTCTTGGGGTTTGGTGCCAATTCGGCCAGACAGAGATATGAAGAACTGATCATCAATGAAGCTGTTCAAGCAAA ATTGACAGTAATTGAAAATGGCACACGTGTATTCATTGGTAGCTCCAGAAGCTCCCCAATATTTGATCCATGTCTCCCAGTCAACTTGGAGCAAGTGGTGAATCtcaaaagaaaaatctacCATTTAAAAGGCTCTGGAGATTACATCAGTTGCCAACAAAAATTGAGACCTTTATTGAATAGCACAGGAACTTGCTCGTCGAATATCTGTTCTATGAATGGAGTGTATCAGCCTGAGATTGACTTTGAATCTACAGAATTCTATGGATTTTCAGAATACTTCTACACAATGGATGATCTCTTACGTATGGCTGGGCATTACAATTAtgctaaatttatcaaatcagCTAAA GATTATTGCACTACAAAGTGGCCAGTGCTAGAGGCCTGGTATAGGAAACGGTTGTTTCCGAAGGCTGATACAGCTAGGTTTCA GGACAATGAAAATTGGTTTCGCAAGTCTATTGAGAAGCATTTTAATGAGCATTATATAACCTTAAAAAG GTTCCAATGTTTCAAGTCTGCATGGATAGTCCAGGTGTTACATGGGGGCTTTAAATTTCCACGGAAttacaataaattcaattcagtgCAACTTATTGATGGCAAAGAAGTTCAGTGGACTCTCGGTGCTCTTCTTTACAGAACTAGGTACTTTCCTCTCAG ggAGATTCAGCAGCAAAAATTTCAACATGCTAAGTCAGTATGGAAAAGTAAAACCTTATATTTGAACCAATACGTACTGCTTCTATGTTTTGTTATGGTTGTTGTTGCGACTATATTACATTTACACAGACTACAGCGTATACATATGATACCGGGACCTTCATTAAGTCGTGTTCCTTCATCATCGAGAATTGatgaattggaaaaatctCAATTCCTCAACGTGCACAGCTATACCTGA
- the LOC141900343 gene encoding ectonucleoside triphosphate diphosphohydrolase 4-like isoform X1 — MLPSTRSMVDKKLLSESWYIRCSSIMNGWRCNGRTPIVFLATVAMGMVLFMIVIYRFDFTAQFKHLAPGHKHSYKKKTGTLRPTDLDNPNQHYGIVVDAGSSGSRIFVYFWPTHDGNPKDLLNIDQVVDKDFQPVVKKVNPGLSSFSKNPAEVGQYIRPLLTYAANHVPKSKHRETPVYVLATAGMRMISESAQQKIMENVRLEIKMNFDFLFTDEHVEIISGKQEGVYAWIATNNVLGRFHHEGGSRPEHEPCSTEENETEVMMHSPDTGKHRRKRTVGIIDMGGGSVQIAFEIPKSVGSDQPIVNKNLIADFNLGCKNSDDDHNYRVYVTTFLGFGANSARQRYEELIINEAVQAKLTVIENGTRVFIGSSRSSPIFDPCLPVNLEQVVNLKRKIYHLKGSGDYISCQQKLRPLLNSTGTCSSNICSMNGVYQPEIDFESTEFYGFSEYFYTMDDLLRMAGHYNYAKFIKSAKDYCTTKWPVLEAWYRKRLFPKADTARFQDNENWFRKSIEKHFNEHYITLKRFQCFKSAWIVQVLHGGFKFPRNYNKFNSVQLIDGKEVQWTLGALLYRTRYFPLREIQQQKFQHAKSVWKSKTLYLNQYVLLLCFVMVVVATILHLHRLQRIHMIPGPSLSRVPSSSRIDELEKSQFLNVHSYT, encoded by the exons ATGCTTCCTTCAACACG ATCCATGGTTGATAAGAAATTGTTATCGGAGTCATGGTATATTCGATGTTCTTCAATAATGAATGGTTGGAGATGTAACGGTAGGACGCCAATAGTCTTCTTGGCTACAGTAGCTATGGGCATGGTCTTATTCATGATCGTCATCTACAGATTTGATTTTACGGCTCAATTCAAACACTTGGCTCCAGGCCATAAACATTCATATAAGAAAAAGACAGGAACACTTCGGCCAACTGACCTTGATAATCCTAATCAGCATTATGGAATTGTTGTCGATGCTGGGAGCAGTGGTAGTAGAATCTTTGTCTATTTCTGGCCTACACATGATGGAAATCCTAAGGATTTATTAAATATTGACCAAGTAGTAGATAAAGACTTCCAGCCTGTAGTGAAAAAAGTGAACCCAG GACTATCTAGTTTCAGCAAGAATCCCGCAGAAGTCGGTCAATATATTCGCCCATTGCTCACTTACGCTGCGAATCATGTACCTAAATCTAAGCATAGGGAAACACCAGTTTATGTGCTGGCTACTGCTGGTATGAGAATGATCTCAGAGAG TGCTCAGCAGAAAATAATGGAAAATGTTCGACTGGAAATTaagatgaattttgatttcctTTTTACCGATGAACATGTAGAGATTATTAGTGGTAAACAGGAAGGAGTTTATGCGTGGATTGCTACAAATAATGTTCTAGGTCGATTTCATCATGAAGGAG GCTCACGACCTGAACATG aACCATGTAGTACTGAGGAAAATG aaacTGAAGTTATGATGCACTCACCTGACACTGGTAAACACAGACGCAAAAGAACTGTTGGCATTATTGACATGGGTGGAGGATCAGTCCAGATAGCttttgaaattccaaaatcagTTGGATCTGACCAG CCCATTGTAAACAAGAACCTCATAGCAGATTTCAATTTGGGCTGTAAAAATTCTGATGATGACCACAACTACAGGGTGTATGTAACTACTTTCTTGGGGTTTGGTGCCAATTCGGCCAGACAGAGATATGAAGAACTGATCATCAATGAAGCTGTTCAAGCAAA ATTGACAGTAATTGAAAATGGCACACGTGTATTCATTGGTAGCTCCAGAAGCTCCCCAATATTTGATCCATGTCTCCCAGTCAACTTGGAGCAAGTGGTGAATCtcaaaagaaaaatctacCATTTAAAAGGCTCTGGAGATTACATCAGTTGCCAACAAAAATTGAGACCTTTATTGAATAGCACAGGAACTTGCTCGTCGAATATCTGTTCTATGAATGGAGTGTATCAGCCTGAGATTGACTTTGAATCTACAGAATTCTATGGATTTTCAGAATACTTCTACACAATGGATGATCTCTTACGTATGGCTGGGCATTACAATTAtgctaaatttatcaaatcagCTAAA GATTATTGCACTACAAAGTGGCCAGTGCTAGAGGCCTGGTATAGGAAACGGTTGTTTCCGAAGGCTGATACAGCTAGGTTTCA GGACAATGAAAATTGGTTTCGCAAGTCTATTGAGAAGCATTTTAATGAGCATTATATAACCTTAAAAAG GTTCCAATGTTTCAAGTCTGCATGGATAGTCCAGGTGTTACATGGGGGCTTTAAATTTCCACGGAAttacaataaattcaattcagtgCAACTTATTGATGGCAAAGAAGTTCAGTGGACTCTCGGTGCTCTTCTTTACAGAACTAGGTACTTTCCTCTCAG ggAGATTCAGCAGCAAAAATTTCAACATGCTAAGTCAGTATGGAAAAGTAAAACCTTATATTTGAACCAATACGTACTGCTTCTATGTTTTGTTATGGTTGTTGTTGCGACTATATTACATTTACACAGACTACAGCGTATACATATGATACCGGGACCTTCATTAAGTCGTGTTCCTTCATCATCGAGAATTGatgaattggaaaaatctCAATTCCTCAACGTGCACAGCTATACCTGA